One segment of Tetrapisispora phaffii CBS 4417 chromosome 1, complete genome DNA contains the following:
- the BCK2 gene encoding Bck2p (similar to Saccharomyces cerevisiae BCK2 (YER167W); ancestral locus Anc_8.232): MSIGQNQDDLANRLNSPKTSTSKSVNKWKIPHYYKRSNGQNNISKNTDNCTTMENSHQSPLTPKAPLTPGSKKILLDSSNGSRTGLTKTKKSSKKRNGKMTFVNYTVQDSPQTEEQSIEVPNDINPGIIPENIHQFESNDLSTELTPKNRSSRNRVLKMFGTAKLQSPSSRKSNPQHSVNQDINANDAYTSFNQENNIATAVFPTKSFSNRNQETVIQHSGNKQQGVERPVLVKAHTSSAITKSSAPPTYNHSSNYMMYSQPTSKSTMDLKDVEFEYSNDTINHHENSAQSLMSTYSTDNIDFSLSQPFMHDFDQEVKDQKPLHSNYENLPEENDASVAFNKIFTRNRTNTMISQSSYSSTATNGSSGQLNANSSSFQPKITNTSSNSANQYHARYSPGRAISPIRPRSRTLTNSFNRLSRDLSSFENSGNLNFISVPGSELNISESYLDHKNASRNNRHKKQQASISDLMLESHGMSLNQYNNNLTNNLEFSNSPRLITNNSVSSSDLSVFDQTLINRRSTFLNENGMSSTILIGGTEEKDEDEDEEYEEEYEEEKLQDIRLMNNVQPHMNPNITITEAIVNSMVDNDGINPNISTFSDGNSIPDEMISSLMDQVYNDGENGDNTPMLFDSITPIKGISREQQQQQQQQQQQQQQQQHHKDIIESFANGNNGPLELINTGMGLNNVNVNQVGSNGNKHIKREGSDQLQENIQHLHAQISNQHFSNSINFDSYN; encoded by the coding sequence atgtcGATCGGTCAAAATCAAGATGACTTGGCAAATAGGCTAAACTCGCCTAAAACTTCAACATCTAAGTCAGTAAACAAATGGAAAATCCCacattattataaaagatCCAATGGACAAAACAATATCAGCAAAAATACAGATAACTGTACAACCATGGAAAACAGTCATCAAAGTCCACTAACACCAAAGGCTCCATTGACACCTGGTTCTAAAAAAATTCTACTGGATTCTTCAAATGGTAGCAGAACTGGTTTGACTAAGACtaaaaaatcatcaaaaaaaagaaatggtAAAATGACTTTCGTCAACTATACAGTACAAGACTCTCCGCAAACAGAAGAACAGTCAATTGAAGTACCAAACGATATCAATCCAGGTATTATTCctgaaaatattcatcaaTTTGAATCAAATGACTTGTCTACCGAGTTGACTCCAAAAAATAGGAGTTCTAGAAATAGAGTGTTGAAAATGTTTGGTACAGCAAAACTTCAATCTCCAAGCTCCAGGAAAAGTAACCCACAACATTCTGTTAATCAAGATATAAACGCAAATGATGCTTATACATCATTTAAccaagaaaataatatagcAACAGCTGTTTTTCCAACAAAAAGCTTTTCAAATAGAAATCAAGAGACAGTAATACAACATTCCGGAAATAAACAACAAGGTGTAGAAAGACCAGTCTTGGTCAAAGCACATACATCGTCAGCCATTACAAAATCATCAGCGCCTCCGACCTATAACCATAGTTCTAATTATATGATGTACTCACAACCAACATCAAAATCAACGATGGATCTAAAGGATGtagaatttgaatatagTAACGATACGATAAACCATCATGAAAATTCTGCGCAATCACTAATGTCGACTTACAGTACTGATAATATCGATTTCTCATTAAGTCAACCTTTTATGCATGACTTTGACCAAGAGGTTAAAGATCAGAAACCACTACACAGTAATTATGAAAATCTTCCTGAAGAAAATGACGCTTCAGTTgcattcaataaaatattcacGAGAAATAGAACAAATACAATGATATCCCAATCGTCATATTCATCAACAGCAACGAATGGCTCTTCGGGGCAATTAAATGCTAATTCATCGAGTTTTCAACCCAAAATAACTAACACATCTTCTAATTCGGCAAATCAATATCATGCGAGATATTCACCTGGTAGAGCTATCTCTCCTATAAGACCAAGATCTCGAACTTTAACAAATTCATTCAACAGGTTATCCCGTGATTTAAGTTCTTTTGAAAACAGTggtaatttgaattttataaGCGTTCCAGGTAGCGAATTAAATATTAGTGAAAGTTACTTAGACCACAAGAATGCATCAAGAAACAATAGACataaaaaacaacaagCATCTATATCTGATTTAATGTTAGAATCTCATGGAATGAGTTTGAATCAATATAACAATAACCTTACTAACAATTTAGAGTTTTCTAATTCTCCTAGATTAATCACTAATAATTCTGTATCGTCATCTGATTTAAGTGTTTTTGATCAAACTCTTATTAATAGACGATCGACATTTCTTAATGAGAATGGGATGAGTAGTACGATATTAATTGGTGGCACCGAAGAAAAAGATGaggatgaagatgaagaatatGAGGAAGAATATGAGgaagaaaaattacaaGATATCCGATTGATGAATAATGTGCAACCCCATATGAACCCAAACATTACAATAACAGAAGCCATTGTGAATAGTATGGTGGATAATGATGGTATTAACCCTAACATTAGTACTTTCTCCGATGGTAATTCTATTCCTGATGAAATGATTAGCTCATTAATGGATCAAGTTTACAATGATGGTGAAAACGGTGATAATACTCCGATGTTATTTGATAGCATAACACCAATAAAAGGCATTTCTCGtgaacaacaacaacaacaacaacaacagcagcagcagcagcagcaacaacaacaccataaagatattattgaatctTTTGCAAATGGAAACAATGGTCCCCTCGAATTAATCAATACCGGTATGGGATTGAATAATGTAAATGTGAATCAGGTAGGAAGCAATGGTAACAAGCATATTAAACGAGAAGGAAGCGACCAATTGCAAGAGAACATACAACATTTACATGCACAGATATCTAATCAGCATTTTAGCAATTCGATCAACTTTGATAGTTACAATTAA
- the TPHA0A01950 gene encoding uncharacterized protein translates to MNTLASLFCSNSVLCATPSNPYVTFKQSLKNVITYFNGKVLPRPGSVYGIYFYKGLAGHTGRERGMTTHCRRKGCSRKIKSRNGKVVLCAHVSGPHRLRTQLLAQVLGQAVARCCTHASVASPSFLNFHQILTNPAAGGEEKHICTDNSPCSSCYHFPYIVTLPESLSPLPRAVLTGSFSVSFLFFSQNCNLHTAMGSYCLRGFDWKSLYYPKTAYPVQHRIYLFIDNASLSYITDVILNIVLVNI, encoded by the coding sequence ATGAACACTCTTGCGTCGTTGTTCTGTTCAAATTCTGTTCTGTGCGCGACACCTTCAAATCCTTACGTCACCTTCAAGCAGAGCCTGAAAAACGTTATTACTTATTTCAATGGTAAAGTACTGCCACGACCAGGCAGCGTCTATGGGATATACTTCTACAAGGGTTTAGCTGGGCATACTGGAAGAGAGAGGGGGATGACGACGCACTGCAGGAGGAAGGGATGCTCACGGAAAATAAAAAGCAGAAACGGAAAAGTTGTTTTGTGCGCACATGTCTCAGGACCGCACCGGTTGCGCACCCAATTACTTGCACAAGTACTGGGACAAGCAGTCGCACGATGCTGTACCCATGCCTCGGTGGCGTCTCCGTCTTTTCTTAACTTTCACCAAATACTTACAAATCCTGCGGCTGGAGGAGAGGAAAAACACATTTGCACTGACAACTCACCGTGCTCTTCGTGTTATCATTTCCCCTACATTGTCACGCTGCCAGAATCACTTTCTCCCCTCCCCCGCGCCGTCTTGACAGGCAGTTTCTCTGTgtcttttttgtttttttcaCAGAATTGCAATTTGCATACCGCAATGGGAAGTTACTGTCTACGGGGCTTTGACTGGAAATCTCTTTACTATCCAAAAACTGCTTACCCGGTGCAGCATCGCATCTACTTATTTATTGACAATGCCTCTCTGTCATACATAACAGATGTCATACTTAACATAGTATTAGTTAATATATAG
- the RLI1 gene encoding Fe-S cluster-binding ribosome biosynthesis protein (similar to Saccharomyces cerevisiae RLI1 (YDR091C); ancestral locus Anc_8.227), with the protein MSDKNARIAIVSEDRCKPKKCRQECRRSCPVVKTGKLCIEVTPTSKIAFISEVLCIGCGICVKKCPFDAIQIINLPTNLESQVTHRYSANSFKLHRLPTPRPGQVLGLVGTNGIGKSTALKILAGKQKPNLGNYQNPPEWQEIIKYFRGSELQNYFTKMLEDDIKAIIKPQYVDNLPRAIKGPIQKVGELLKVRMEKSEDDVKSYLKILELKNVLNREISNLSGGELQRFAIGMTCVQEADVYMFDEPSSYLDVKQRLNAAEIIRSLLGPTKYVICVEHDLSVLDYLSDFICILYGIPSVYGVVTLPSSVREGINIFLDGHIPSENLRFRTEALQFRLAEAGEDLQNDATRAFSYPKMKRTQGDFVLNVESGEFSDSEIVVMMGENGTGKTTLIKLLAGAIPADDGTSVPKLNVSMKPQKIAPKFPGTVRQLFFKKIRGQFLSPQFQSDVCKPLKIDSIIDQEVQHLSGGELQRVAIVLSLGIVADLYLIDEPSAYLDSEQRIVCSKVIRRFILHNKKTAFVVEHDFIMATYLADKVIVFEGTPSKNATAREPESLLTGCNRFLKNLNVTFRRDPNSFRPRINKLDSQMDKEQKSSGNYFFLDSASI; encoded by the coding sequence ATGAGTGATAAAAATGCTCGTATTGCTATTGTCAGTGAAGACAGATGtaaaccaaaaaaatgtCGTCAAGAGTGTAGACGTTCATGTCCAGTAGTTAAAACCGGTAAACTTTGTATCGAGGTTACTCCAACTTCTAAAATTGCTTTCATTTCTGAAGTTTTATGTATCGGTTGTGGTATTTGTGTAAAGAAGTGCCCATTCGATGCtattcaaattatcaatttacCAACAAATTTGGAATCTCAAGTAACTCATCGTTACTCAGCTAACAGTTTTAAATTACATAGATTACCAACTCCAAGACCAGGCCAAGTTTTGGGTTTGGTCGGTACTAATGGTATTGGTAAGTCTACTGCTTTGAAGATCTTAGCTGGTAAGCAAAAACCAAACTTAGGTAACTATCAGAATCCACCAGAATGgcaagaaattattaaatactTCCGTGGTTCtgaattacaaaattattttactaAGATGTTAGAAGATGATATCAAAGCTATAATTAAACCACAATACGTCGATAACTTGCCTCGTGCTATCAAAGGTCCTATTCAAAAAGTTggtgaattattaaaagttaGAATGGAGAAATCAGAAGATGACGTTAAAtcttatttaaaaatcCTAGAATTAAAGAACGTCTTAAATAGAGAAATCTCAAACTTATCTGGTGGTGAATTACAAAGATTTGCTATTGGTATGACTTGTGTTCAAGAAGCCGATGTCTATATGTTCGACGAACCTTCTTCTTATTTGGATGTTAAGCAACGTTTGAATGCTGCTGAAATTATTAGATCCTTATTAGGCCCAACTAAATATGTTATTTGTGTTGAACACGATTTGTCTGTTTTAGATTATCTATCTGATTTCATTTGTATCTTATATGGTATCCCATCTGTTTATGGTGTTGTCACTTTACCATCTTCTGTTAGAGAAGgtatcaatattttcttagATGGTCATATTCCATCCGAAAATTTAAGATTCAGAACTGAGGCTCTTCAATTTAGATTAGCCGAAGCCGGTGAAGACTTACAAAATGATGCTACTAGAGCTTTCAGTTATCCAAAAATGAAGCGTACACAAGGTGATTTCGTTTTGAATGTTGAATCTGGTGAGTTCTCAGACTCCGAAATTGTCGTCATGATGGGTGAAAATGGTACTGGTAAGACTACTCTAATTAAATTGTTAGCCGGTGCAATTCCAGCTGATGATGGTACTTCCGTCCcaaaattaaatgtttCCATGAAACCACAAAAGATTGCTCCAAAGTTCCCAGGTACTGTTAGACAattattcttcaaaaagATAAGAGGTCAATTCTTAAGCCCACAATTTCAATCCGATGTTTGTAAGCCATTAAAGATAGATTCAATCATCGATCAAGAAGTTCAACATTTATCTGGTGGTGAATTGCAAAGAGTTGCTATTGTCTTATCCTTAGGTATAGTTGCTGACCTTTACTTAATAGATGAACCATCTGCCTACTTAGATTCTGAACAACGTATTGTCTGTTCTAAAGTTATCAGAAGATTCATTTTACACAACAAGAAGACTGCTTTCGTTGTGGAGCACGATTTTATCATGGCTACTTACTTGGCCGATAAGGTTATTGTCTTTGAAGGTACCCCATCCAAGAATGCTACTGCTAGAGAACCggaatcattattaactgGTTGTAACAGATTCTTGAAAAACTTGAACGTTACTTTCAGAAGAGATCCAAACTCATTCAGACCAAGAATTAACAAATTAGATTCCCAAATGGATAAAGAACAAAAATCTTCTGGtaattatttcttcttaGATAGCGCTTCTATCTAA